The Procambarus clarkii isolate CNS0578487 chromosome 76, FALCON_Pclarkii_2.0, whole genome shotgun sequence genome includes a window with the following:
- the LOC138357117 gene encoding zinc finger protein 85-like — MKTHQCPQCGKVFTHLGNMKSHLLVHSGDKPHECPECGKRFSRLGSMKTHMLVHSVDKHHKRPECGKRFSHLGSMKTHRMMHSGERAFECAQCGKRFNQRGKIIQHMLVHSDDKPHECPECGKRFTRLGSMKTHMIVHSGDKPFECPECGRRFSHLGHMKRHMLVHSGDKPHECPECGKRFIQHGIMKTHMLVHSGDKPHECPECGKRFRRRGAMKTHVLVHSGDKPHECPECGKKFSHLGSMKTHRMMHADEKPFECAECGNCFRRRGSIIRHMLVHSPDRPHECPECGKRFKQLSYMKRHKKIHSGDRLNTSSVEDN, encoded by the coding sequence atgaagactcaccagtgtccacagtgtgggaaggtattcactcatcttggaaatatgaagagtcacttgttagtgcattcaggtgataaacctcatgagtgtccagagtgtgggaagagattcagtcgtcttggaagtatgaagactcacatgttagtgcattcagttgACAAACATCATAAGcgcccagagtgtgggaagagattcagtcatcttggaagtatgaagacacaCCGGATGATGCATTCGGGCGAAAGAGCTTTTGAATGTGCTCAATGTGGCAAAAGATTTAATCAACGTGGAAAAATAAttcagcacatgttagtgcattcagatgacaaaccacacgagtgtccagagtgtgggaagaggttcactcggcttggaagtatgaagactcacatgatagtgcattcaggtgacaaaccatttgaatgtccagagtgtgggaggagattcagtcatcttggacatatgaagcgtcacatgttagtgcattcaggtgacaaacctcacgagtgtccagagtgtgggaagagattcattcAGCATGGaattatgaagactcacatgttagtgcattcaggtgacaaacctcacgagtgtccagagtgtgggaagagattcaggcgGCGTGGAGCAATGAAGACTCatgtgttagtgcattcaggtgacaaacctcatgagtgtccagagtgtgggaagaaattcagtcatcttggaagtatgaagacacaCAGGATGATGCATGCTGATGAAAAACCTTtcgaatgtgctgagtgtggaaaTTGTTTTAGAAGACGTGGGTCTATAATAcgtcatatgttagtgcattcacctgatcgacctcatgagtgtccagagtgtgggaagagattcaagcaGCTTAgctatatgaagaggcacaagaaaatACATTCAGGCGATAGGCTAAACACTTCGAGTGTAGAAGATAATTAA